CCCTTAACCACACGTTACCATTTATTACCCGGAgtgtcacacacacacaaatacaccCACACACAGACAGTGTGCGGCAAGCGCGTTAAGCTGACAATGGCAAcaaattttttccttttgtcATCTATTGTATCCTGAAACGGGGGATCTCTTCCCAGCGACCATTCAATTGCGGTCCTTTTTGTCTGCGGTTTATCGCTTTTAATTCGTCCTGAGCCGTCGAATTCGTACAGGGGGCCCAAGTGGATTTTGCGGTTGGTTTTCTTGATATGGTGCGATAATTGCCAACGAAAATGTGAGATTTTTCCAGGCGAAATTTTGGTGTCACCTTATGGCCCAGTATTCAAGGGAATTGACTAATTTAATTGTGTTTGGAATGGAATCTTGGGGGTAGATATAGCTTCATCTACCATGTACGAAAAAATTTACTTAAGCCTAGTCACTCTTGTGTTGGTAAGTGGACTAAATATGCCTCCAAGCGTAGCTTCGTTtgtttagtgttttttttttaattacctAGAAAATCTCATAAGCTTAAATTTCCAATGGCACCTGAAATCTATGAATTACTTCCTCACTTTGTAATAGTTTAAGAGTTTGTTGGCATAATTTCCTGTAAAATGATATAAGTACTTTAGAGAATAAGTACCTTTAAGCCGACCTATCCAACTGCAAACAATGGTACTAGCTCAGATTAGATTAGCCTGAATTGCTGCGTATTTTTCCGGGAGTATATAAGTCGATACTGCAGTAATGCTACCTAATATTCGTCTACTGTGCAGTACAATGAAAGCTATAACTCTTTTGCTTCTTGTTTTGGTTTCGGCCACTTGTTTATTGGCCATACAGGTAGGTGCAAGAACTAGAAaccattttattaatttaataaaccattttatttattttgcatttgttCGCCTTAGGCCGAATCTGATCCATCAAATGATGTTGACTTGGACtatgagcttgactctaagcTTGATTATGAGTTGGAGATAGATCAGTTTCTGGATGAAATGGACGACGAAGATGACTTAATGGAAGTGGAGGATTATGGCTTGATTCGTTCTATTATACACATACTTCATAGGGTTTTGAAAACAGTTCGTGGCTCCAAGTGCGTTTTCAAAGGAGTTGCTGATATTCTTTATTCCTGTTCTAATTTTGTGGATGCTGTGGAATCCTGCGGAACTGAGATTCCCAAGGATGTGGAAAAAATTGTCGACTCTGTGAAGCAGATCATAAAAATCTGCGACGATATTCTTCACTTGAGATCGAAGCTTTGTGCCAAAGACAAATCCTTCCTTCATCATCTTAAAAACTCGTTCAAATGCTTCTGGAAGCTATTTAGGTCGACCATAAAATTAACCAAGAAGATCCATAAGACCCTCAAACTGATTGGAAAGTTGCCTGCTGATACAAATGTCTGTTTCTTGAATGCAACCAGCAGTGTCAAGGTGTCCTTTAACTCCTTCTTTTCCAATATTAAAGTTTgtcgaaaataataaaaaactttactaaaataataaacaatcaAATACTTTATCTAaacaatattatatattaaagaTTTTAACTTTGAGAAACAATAATACTTAGGTAAATGTTATCTATCTTAATAAATTAATCGCAAATATAAAacccttttatttattttcctcaAAGTATTTAGTGATAATTCTGAAGTTTAGTGGTTTAATTAGTTATCTCCATTCTTGAATGTGTATTAATTTTGAAGAGTATCAATTCAGAACCCAGATAACTCATTGCATAGATATAGGAATCAAGTGGAAATTTTGTCGGATAAGATTAGGGATTCATATAAATAGGAGCTACATCGATGGGCAAAAGTATTCGTCAATTGTTTagccaaaatgaaaaacatAACATTTTGTCTCCTGGTTTTGGTTTCGGCCACATTTGTGTTGACTACCAAGGTAAGTCTTTACAAGGTATACAAGATTAtacattgtttaaaatttaaaaatattttaggcCAACGCTGTCGCCTCAAAAGAACTGGACTTGGGCAGCGAGTTTGATTGGGAAACAGAACTGGATGAACTTTTGGATGAACTGGACAACGATGAGGACTACATGGACGTGGAGCAACTGGGCTTCATTCGCAGTGTAAGAAAGGTTCTTAGAAAAGCTCTCAAAACAGTTCGTGGCACCAACTGCATCATCAAGGAGGTGGTGGAGATTCTCAGTTCCTGCACCACGTACGTGGATGCGATCGATGACTGCGGCACAGCTATTCCCAAGGATGTGGCCAAAATTGTGGCCTCCGTGAAGAAGATCATCAGCATCTGCAACGACATTATACACCTTCGATCTAAGCTATGTGCCGCAGATGACTCCTCCAGCTCTACCGCCAAAAACTCATGCAAATGCTTTTGGAACTTGTTTAAGGCCACAATGAAGTTGACCAGGCAGATTAATAAAACCCTGAAGTTGATTGCCAAATTGCCTGCCGACACCAGTGAGTGTTTTGTGAGTGCCACCAACAATGTCAAAGTGTCATTTAACTCTTTCCTTCCCAACATCAATGTCTGCATTGATtcaatgtaaaaaataaatacatatgtgaaggaataataaaaactacaatttttgtaaaaattttatttctgaaaatattttattttctttcaaaaacaATATACAACACTAGACATCAAGTACTTTCATTTGACtgataaaatttcaaaagtaaTCAAATAACTCAAgacaattaaaacaaataacttaTCTGTCAGGTTTAAGGTAATCAGGTTCACTGTACTGTTTCAAGTAGTACTTAATACCATTATCAGATTTTTACACTGGCaaaggaatatttttataaaatctaaTTTAGATTATTTTAGATCAAAGATattgccattttgtttttcgatAATTTAGTACTTAATTGAAAGCTAATCGAAAAAGATATCGACGCCTTTGAATGTACATCTCTGACAAACACGCCAGAAAAGTTTAAGCTGTACAAAAAGCTACAAAATTTGTCAGTATTCGAAGCAGTCAAGCCAATTGGAAACGGAAAATGTCCCAGATAGACAATACGTTCATCAAGCTGCGAGCTCGTCTTCGTGAGCGTAACATCAAGTTGTGGGAGGAGCCGTACTACTTCGAGGGAGTTGGCAGTATTGAGTCGGAAATGGATCGCCTGGCTGGGGATTTGTGCGGTGACCTCGGAATCAGCATTTCCAATTGCAAGTGTGCTCTAACTGAATTGCAGGATGGCGCCTTGAGAAAACTGGCCGCCCGCAACGAGTTCAATGAAACGGGAATGGCTACATTCAAAGTGAGGTGCGTGGACAGCAAAGGCGGCACCGCCCAGATGCTGGACATCAAGTGCCCATTGAACGGTCTGGGGTCAGATTTGCAAAAGGATGTGGCCAAAAAGCTGAACATTAGCGACTACACTCACATAAAGTGCATATGCGGAGGACGCATTATTGACGGTCTCAAGCCTCTGGCCAGCCAAGGCGTTAAAAACAACCAGCAGCTCATGGTCGTCGTTGGTGTACAACAGCAAGGTGAGGATCTTCACGAGCGCATCCAGCGCATCAGGGCCGATGTGGAGGTTATTGCTTCTGCTGATGACCGATTCATGGAAATGGAAGACCAAGATGGACGACCCATTTTCTTGCCACCAGATGAGAATCGTTCACTTTTGATGGCCATGGGACTTTGCGAGAAGGCCAGAGCTGCCATGCGTAGGGAGCAATTCGATGAGGCCTTACTGCTCCTCCTGGAGGCCGATGCCCTATTCTCACACTGTGACTCAAAATTCTTGGACGCTGTGGACAACTACGCCCTTTTGAACCTAGACATTGTGTGGTGTTACCTTTGTCTCAAGAACATCACCCAACTTCCTGATGCCCAGCGACGTTTGGATATTTGCGAGAAAAATTTTCGTCGCAGCTATGGCGATCAATTCGATCGATTGTACTCCATCCGGGGCTCGAGTTGCCCTGAACGAGCCTTAATCAT
The Drosophila bipectinata strain 14024-0381.07 chromosome 3R, DbipHiC1v2, whole genome shotgun sequence DNA segment above includes these coding regions:
- the LOC108130428 gene encoding uncharacterized protein — protein: MKAITLLLLVLVSATCLLAIQAESDPSNDVDLDYELDSKLDYELEIDQFLDEMDDEDDLMEVEDYGLIRSIIHILHRVLKTVRGSKCVFKGVADILYSCSNFVDAVESCGTEIPKDVEKIVDSVKQIIKICDDILHLRSKLCAKDKSFLHHLKNSFKCFWKLFRSTIKLTKKIHKTLKLIGKLPADTNVCFLNATSSVKVSFNSFFSNIKVCRK
- the LOC108130716 gene encoding NEDD8 ultimate buster 1, whose product is MSQIDNTFIKLRARLRERNIKLWEEPYYFEGVGSIESEMDRLAGDLCGDLGISISNCKCALTELQDGALRKLAARNEFNETGMATFKVRCVDSKGGTAQMLDIKCPLNGLGSDLQKDVAKKLNISDYTHIKCICGGRIIDGLKPLASQGVKNNQQLMVVVGVQQQGEDLHERIQRIRADVEVIASADDRFMEMEDQDGRPIFLPPDENRSLLMAMGLCEKARAAMRREQFDEALLLLLEADALFSHCDSKFLDAVDNYALLNLDIVWCYLCLKNITQLPDAQRRLDICEKNFRRSYGDQFDRLYSIRGSSCPERALIMRLHLLQGVLLFHQNRRDEAYEKLEEASRALEELKVNDDQLSALLEMGFEESDARLALRSTAGNVDRAVEFIQERKEKLKAERRNSAPARKVNQQMREANAGRDWVDPRSVCRLMEMGFEGVLVVEALRRTQNDLEQSLELLQRHSNDLRSNLPTPPVADEALLSTLQQLGFNLQSARAALETTGNDFHKSVEFLLKSFGNKEELLRVISAMKRMVEDNAPSGSNRPTTNSSIPAVNLSSDMLALIRSVLAKAKLEMESYTAFKRFHEDLSGNHLEYLDLPLIQEEQILCEYRHLLER
- the LOC108130717 gene encoding uncharacterized protein, coding for MKNITFCLLVLVSATFVLTTKANAVASKELDLGSEFDWETELDELLDELDNDEDYMDVEQLGFIRSVRKVLRKALKTVRGTNCIIKEVVEILSSCTTYVDAIDDCGTAIPKDVAKIVASVKKIISICNDIIHLRSKLCAADDSSSSTAKNSCKCFWNLFKATMKLTRQINKTLKLIAKLPADTSECFVSATNNVKVSFNSFLPNINVCIDSM